The stretch of DNA CGCCGACGATCTAGGGGCAGGGAGATACCCTACAGGGTCCCCAGGGATGGTGTCGACCTAGAACTCCTATACAAGCTATACTACTCCCTACGCCCCCGGATAGAAGAGCCCAGCGACATAGCCCACAGGGAGTTCGCATTCCAGTACTTCGATTCGGAGACCTACCACCGCCACCTATCATTCAACAGTATAGACGAGGTCTTAGACCACATGACGAGGAGGCCCCCGAGGCAAGCCTACTACTCCGTGGCGACATACGAGTTGCCCGAGGCAAAGTCCATGGAGGAGAAAGTATGGCTGGGCAGTGACCTCTTCTTTGACATCGACGTAGACCACCTGCCAGGCTGCCAGGGGCCTCTGCCCACGACTGAATGTATAATGGAGGGGCTTAGAATGGCGTATAGGATAAGAGCGGTTGCCAAGAGGGATCTAGGGGCGGAGGCCACTCGCATCTACTTCACGGGCCACAGGGGCTTCCACGTAGTAGTCTATTGTAGCGAGTGCAGGACTCTGGGGAGGAGTGAGAGGCGTGAGATAGCCCAGTACATAGCCGCCCGGGGGCTAGAGCCCGAGGCGTTATTCCCTCTACGCCCGCCCAGGGGCTATGAGCCGGCCCTGCCAGGCGAAGGCGAGCCGGGTTGGAGGGGATGGATCGCGGAGGGCCTAGGTGGTAGGAGGGGTGGGGCCCGGAGGGTTCTAGGACGTAACTGGCTCGACGAGATCCTTGAGATCGTCAGGGATTTGGCGGTAGACTTGGACTTGCAGGTTACCCAGGATCCCACCCGGCTGCTTAGGCTGGAGGGAACCCTCAATGGGAAGGCTAGTCTCCTTGCGGCGCGCGTAGGCGAATCGTGGAGGCCCAGCTACGGGGACTTAACACCGTTCCAGGGCGAGGTAGGTGCCAGGTGTCTAGTTGAAATACCCGAGGGGGAATACTATGGGTTCAAAGGGGGGTTTAGAGAGGGGGAGGAGGCCTCCCTCCCTGCCGGCATCGCTATAGTGTTCGAGACCAAGGGGATATGTAGGATAATAGAGGGTGAAATCGTTGTCAGAGCGGGTACCGGCTGGGGGCGTGTTTAGGGCAGCCTCCATGATGCATGAATCGCTTAACTTGGAACACCTCAACGAGGCGAAGAGCCTCCTCTACACTTACTGCCCGGGGCCCTTCTGCAGGGAGTTCCTCGATAGACTCGCCGAGGCTTCTAGGCTCGTCGCCAAGGCTAGGCTCAGCGACTTGTCGTTCGACGAGAACTATATGGGTATAGACGGGGGCCTCTTCAAGGCTATCAGGAGAATCCTAGAGGTCTACTCGGACTATATTAGTGGTATGGCCGTCACCTTCGGCGAGGACATGGCGGTCAGGGTCGCCTCGCCGTTTGCGCTAGGCAACACGGTGGTGGAGCCAGGCGAAATCGTGCCTGTCCCCCTGGATAGGGGTATAGGCCTCATACTAGCTGGGCTAGCCGAGCCGGTTAGGGAAACAGCTATAAAATTACCCGGCTAACGGCTAGTGGGCTTGGGGATGTGAGGGGGTAATAGTGAAGTTTCCAAAGAAGATAAGGACGTACTGCCCACGGTGTAAGACGCACACAGTCCACACGGTGGCAGTTTACAAACACGGTAAGAGGAGGTCCATCGCCGAGGGCCAGAGGAGGTATGAGAGGAAACAAGAGGGATACGGCTCTAAGAGGAGGCCGGAGCAGAAGAGGTATGCAAAGGTCACCAAGAAGGTAGTCCTCAAGATAACATGCACCGAGTGCGGCTATAAGAGACACATACTAGGCATCAGGCTGAAGAGGATAGAACTGGTCGAGAAGGCTGTGTGATCGGGGTGAAGCCGGTGTCGGCCGTCGAGTTCGGTGGAAGGAGAAGGAAGATACTTGTGCCGCAGCCCAGGAGCAGGTTCCTCCTAGTCACCTGCCCCCAGTGCGGGCAGAGACAAGTGGTATTCAGCCACGCGACTTTCCCGGCTAGATGCCTTTCCTGTGGAGCACTACTAGTCCGGCCGACTGGCGGTAAGGCCAAGATACTCGGGAAGATCGAGAGGGTCCTCGGCTAGCCACACCCTTAATTCCTCCAAGCCATACTGATCCTCTACCGGGGTGGAGTATAGGATGGTTACGACTCTAAAGCCAAGGCGTCCACTGCCTGGGGTCGGGGAGCTTGTGGTAGGCACGGTCGAAGAGGTATACGATTTCGGAGCCTATCTATCCCTGGACGAGTATGGAGGTATGAGAGCGTTCCTTCCGTGGAGCGAGGTCGCGACTAGGGCCGTGAGAAAGATAGACAGGGTAGTCCAGCCCGGGAGAAAGGTTGTAGTTAAAGTTATACGCGTCTATAAGGCCAGAGGCCAGGTCGACGTCAGCCTAAAGAGGGTGATGGAGGGCGAGCGCAGAAGGAAGATGATAGAATACAAGAGGAAGCTGAAAGCAGTATCGATAATAGAACTCGTAGCCAAGGATCTCGGCAAGAGCCTCGATGACGCCTATAGAGAAGTAATCTGGAAGCTGGAAGACGCCTACGGCGACGTCATGACCGGACTCGAAAGAGCCGTGATATACGGCGAGGAGGTGCTGGCAGAGGCAGGGATACCAGAGGAGTGGATCGCCCCCCTCCTAGAGGCCGCCAGGACCCACATAAGGATCAAGCAGGTCAAGATATCCGGGGTATTCACCCTGAGATCGCTAGCTCCAGACGGAGTTGAGAGGATAAAGAAGGTGCTCCTCAAAGCCAGGGATTCTGCTAGGGTCGAGGGGGAAGAGGTTAAAGTCAGGATCTACACTATCGGAGCCCCCCGCTACAGGATGGACCTACAAAGCCATGACTATAAGGTGCTAGAGAAGGCGCTCCAGGCCAGTCTAAAGAAGGCCGAGAAGGAAGCTTCAAAGCTCAACGTCGAATTCGCCTTTGAAAGGCTAAAAGAATAGCCCAGGGGACCCCGGTGGACCCGAGTTGAAGTGGCTGCTCAGACGTTGCACCCTCTGCGGCAGATACACCTTGAGGAGAGACAAGTGCCCGGTGTGCGGTGGACCCGTTAGAGTCCCCCACCCGCCCAGGTTCTCGCCCGACGACAGGTTCATCAAGTACAGGTATCTTATGAAGAAGCAGGCGGGGATGATTCCGGAGTAGCCAGAGCCTCTAAGCTCCTAGGGACACTCTCGCTTTAACCCCATTCTATAGGCTATGCAGTTTGTAAGGACATGCATGCCGTACACGATGAAGAAGAACCATACCAGCGGCTCCAAAGACAACTCCACCCCCACGAGATACACGGCTATAGATGCGAAGACGTAGAAGTCGGCCTGGTCCATTAGAGGGGCCGGCGCTCCGCGTTCGAGGCCCAGCCTCCTCTTCACAAAGCTACCAACTATATCCCCTACGAGGGCAGCTATACTCGAATAAACGCCAGAACTAAACAAGACCATGGCAATGCTAGCGGAGTATTCTAGGTAGCAGAGGACTGATAGGATAGCCGCTACGATGATCCCGGCTAGGGCGCCGACAAGCAGGCCCTCCCACGTCTTCCCATCACCCAACAAGCGCTTGCCCCGCCACACAAGTCCGCCATCAATGGGGTGTAGCCCCGCTTTACTGTCCGAGACGAACGCCTTTACCCTGGGAGCCAACACAGCGGATCCATTAGCAGTCATCGCCGGGAGAAACACCATCAGATAGAAGATGAAAGAGCGGGGGCCATAGCTAGACACGAAGTAGTACATGGCTGTGGCTATGAGGAGGACCGAGGTGACCTCTAGGTAGACCAAGAGGGTCGGCGCAAGCTCCTCCAGCCTCTTCCTCACAGCCATTCCAGGCTAGTCCCCCTTATCCGGAACCCCAACAACCGCTTCACCGGCTTCAGTAACTCCACCAGGAATATACCGTCTCCCCTCCTAGTTACACCCACTGTACCAGCCCAGGGCATAATGTAGGGGGCTCCACTGGGCCCTCCCTCCCCTCCTGAAACTTGAGCTGTAGCGAACCCGCCAGCCTCGCGTAGGAGCGCTGAGATGTATGCCAGTATCCTCCCTCCACTAGGTCCTGGAGCCTCCCTATAATGCCAGTTTACACTATCCACCACGATGTAGCGCTTCATGGATGCATGGTAGGTGATTTGACGTGCCAGCTCATCCAGGCTAAGGACTCGTATAAACTCTCCGCCGACGGCCGACAAGAAGGTGGCCGTACCAGGTTCGGTGGCTATAAACACCGGGTTTAGACCCTGGCTAGCCGCGTAATTGTAGATCTCGTAGGCCATATGGGTCTTGCCAGTAGCGGACTCGCCATACACTAGGAAGAGCTTCTTCCTCCCTACGCTACGGGATATTAGTGGAGGAGGATTCAACTCTCCCCTCTCGGGTTAGGCTAGAAGAACCTCCTCCGCCTAGCCCCGAGCCCCCTCATCCTCTTCCTGATCTCAAGATCCAGCTCGCTGTCGAGTATCGATGCCTTGTTCCTCAGCTTCTCGAAGTTTGACTGTATCGCTTCCACGAGGCCCGCGGGCGGCTGTACCTTCTCAAGGGCGTCTTTGCCTGAGCTCGTCGTCCTAAGCTTTCTGTATAGTCCCGGCTCGGTCTCGATGAACCCCACGTAAAGGAGTGCTACAAGGTCTGATTTGAGCTGGGGGCTATAGGGAGTGTCGCCTACCTTCCTGAAGTCATAGCCCAGTCCTATGTCGAGTTCCTCCTGGATGAGGTATACTATGTGTTGTAGGGTCTTCTCGTGCGTCGGCCCGAGCTTGTCTATGATGTATAGTAGGCCCATCTGCCTCGGGTTCTTCATAACAGCCTCCGGCGTCACCACCTGGACGCTGATTATCTTGAGCTCCTTCTGTCCCTTACTCTCCTGCTGTCCCCCAGTCTTCTCCTTCTTCTTGGCCACAGCTCCTCCCCGAGTCACCCGTTAGACTGGAACTCTATAAGACTATTAAGCATAGGCTCGACTTATGACTTCACGGCAGGCTACATGGGGATATACTGTGGCAAAAAAGCTTACAGTGATAACACTGCTCATAGTCCTCCTCCTGCCAGCCCTGAGCGCGTTGGCCTCAAACACTGGAAACCTAGGGGGTCCTGCCGGCAGGACGGTTCTCAAGGCTAAGTTCGACCTAGTAGCGGTCATCGAGAATAAGAAGAAGAGCGTCCTGATACCAGCAGAACTATCCATAAGCTACCCCGGTAATGGAACGATCTACGTTGGGGCAGGGGGAGGGATCGGGAGAGTTACCCTGGAAAGCACCTATCAGGCCGTCAAGCTAGCTGCTCTACTGGCTGGCGTCGACTGGCGTTTCTATGACTTCAACATTACGTTCCAGACTAACAGCGGGATAGACGGGCCTAGTGGAAGCATGATGATTTCACTAGTAACCTATACCCTGCTCTCAGGGGCCCCGTCCCTAGCAGGTTACAAGGGCGTCGTGGTAACGGGGGCTATATCGCCGGACGGCCTAGCCTCCAGCGTGGGAGCCATCGAGTACAAGTGCAGCGCGGCCTCTGAGAGTGGCATGCAATTCTACTATCCCCTCATAAACTATACGGAGACCCTGGAGCAGGAGTGCACAGGCGAGACGTATACTAGCCTGGTAAACCTTGTCTCCCTGATATATAACGTCACTGAGCCGCCCATAGCTAACACACCGTTCATGCTCCCGGGAAGCTTCAATCGGACCATGAGGCACGCGGCCAATGCAATGATAAACAAGTCGCTGGAGTTGGCTATGAACGCCAGCAGGCTTGGAGTAACCTATAATACCCTGAAAAGGGTCTACGACTACATCAACAAGAGCATGAACGTCCTGGAGTCACACCCCTACGCCGCGGCAAGCCTCGCCTTCACAGCGCTAAACAAGGCCTACAACATATACTACATGGCTATTACTCAGAACAACACCTACGAGGAAGCCAAGAAGAAGCTAGACGCTGTCGCCGAAAGCGTGGACAAAGAGCTATCGATGCTTGAGGCCCGCCTCGACTCCATGCCGAGGAACGGATCCCTATACTACGCGGAGTTCATCTCAACAGCATACACCAGGCTAGCCGCTGCGAAGAGCAGTATACTGGCATACCACAACTACTCGGACACGCCCGACTTGTTCTTTACAAACGCCATCCCAGAGCTAGCCCATGCCTCAGCCAGGATAACAAGCATCGAAGAATGGATTCGAAGTGCTAACGCAACGCGCTCCGTGACGCCATGGATCAGCGAAGAGGACCTGGAGAGGCTGGCCTGGATACTGCGCGATTACGCGACAACCAGCGGGAGATACGCTTCTGCCCTGGCGGAGTATGCTGTCAAGTATTATGGCAGGAGTAGGAGTATACTAGTATACATAGACATATTGTCCAGGCTAGAGGAGACCGGGGCCAGGTACCTGGACGAGGGTAATTACATGGCTGCCATAGGCTTCTTCAGAGAGCTGCTATCCCAGAGCCTAAACGTAATGTTCCAGTCCTCCATACAGGCCTACAGGGGACCCTCATGGGTACTAGAGGAATACTACAGGGAGTTGACTAGGATCTACTCGATAGTGACTGGAAGACTCTTAATGAGGGGCTTGACCCCAGGCTTGGCCCCCGCGTATCTAGACTACTCGCGGGTGATGCTATCCTACAACTATACTGACCCAGCCATACAGCTGCTCGACGAGGCGGTCGTGAGC from Candidatus Thermodiscus eudorianus encodes:
- a CDS encoding 50S ribosomal protein L44e, with the translated sequence MKFPKKIRTYCPRCKTHTVHTVAVYKHGKRRSIAEGQRRYERKQEGYGSKRRPEQKRYAKVTKKVVLKITCTECGYKRHILGIRLKRIELVEKAV
- a CDS encoding 30S ribosomal protein S27e — its product is MKPVSAVEFGGRRRKILVPQPRSRFLLVTCPQCGQRQVVFSHATFPARCLSCGALLVRPTGGKAKILGKIERVLG
- a CDS encoding translation initiation factor IF-2 subunit alpha; translation: MVTTLKPRRPLPGVGELVVGTVEEVYDFGAYLSLDEYGGMRAFLPWSEVATRAVRKIDRVVQPGRKVVVKVIRVYKARGQVDVSLKRVMEGERRRKMIEYKRKLKAVSIIELVAKDLGKSLDDAYREVIWKLEDAYGDVMTGLERAVIYGEEVLAEAGIPEEWIAPLLEAARTHIRIKQVKISGVFTLRSLAPDGVERIKKVLLKARDSARVEGEEVKVRIYTIGAPRYRMDLQSHDYKVLEKALQASLKKAEKEASKLNVEFAFERLKE
- a CDS encoding RNA-protein complex protein Nop10 gives rise to the protein MKWLLRRCTLCGRYTLRRDKCPVCGGPVRVPHPPRFSPDDRFIKYRYLMKKQAGMIPE
- a CDS encoding CDP-2,3-bis-(O-geranylgeranyl)-sn-glycerol synthase; this translates as MAVRKRLEELAPTLLVYLEVTSVLLIATAMYYFVSSYGPRSFIFYLMVFLPAMTANGSAVLAPRVKAFVSDSKAGLHPIDGGLVWRGKRLLGDGKTWEGLLVGALAGIIVAAILSVLCYLEYSASIAMVLFSSGVYSSIAALVGDIVGSFVKRRLGLERGAPAPLMDQADFYVFASIAVYLVGVELSLEPLVWFFFIVYGMHVLTNCIAYRMGLKRECP
- a CDS encoding ATP-binding protein, which gives rise to MNPPPLISRSVGRKKLFLVYGESATGKTHMAYEIYNYAASQGLNPVFIATEPGTATFLSAVGGEFIRVLSLDELARQITYHASMKRYIVVDSVNWHYREAPGPSGGRILAYISALLREAGGFATAQVSGGEGGPSGAPYIMPWAGTVGVTRRGDGIFLVELLKPVKRLLGFRIRGTSLEWL